From one Streptomyces sp. Q6 genomic stretch:
- a CDS encoding haloalkane dehalogenase, with translation MSTGPRDTDAARTTRTVPVLDSFMSYVDGGRADAGAPPVVLLHGNPTSSHLWRGVLPYLTGETRVLAPDLIGMGASGKPDSDYRFADHARYLDAWLDAVGLDAAVFVGHDWGGALAMDLAARRPGRVRGLALVETFLRPLTMAELPPLGQQLFRDFRTPGKGEEMILRDNMFIEFNLPHGIAHLSPEDHDVYRAPYPTEASRKPLLVWPREIPFDGEPADVHARMVAYGAWLSSPESAGVPKLVMHGEGGIGMGSADAVAWARETFTNVETASIGVAGHHAPEDRPDEIGAAVRDWLRRHAAARTLSA, from the coding sequence ATGTCGACCGGCCCCCGTGACACCGACGCCGCCCGCACGACCCGCACCGTCCCCGTCCTCGACTCCTTCATGTCCTACGTGGACGGGGGCCGGGCCGACGCGGGCGCCCCGCCCGTCGTCCTCCTGCACGGCAACCCCACCTCCTCCCACCTGTGGCGCGGTGTCCTGCCGTACCTCACGGGGGAGACCCGGGTCCTCGCGCCCGACCTCATCGGCATGGGCGCGTCCGGCAAGCCCGACAGCGACTACCGGTTCGCGGACCACGCCCGCTACCTGGACGCCTGGCTCGACGCGGTCGGCCTCGACGCCGCCGTGTTCGTCGGGCACGACTGGGGCGGCGCCCTCGCCATGGACCTCGCGGCGCGCCGCCCCGGGCGGGTGCGCGGCCTGGCGCTCGTCGAGACCTTCCTGCGGCCGCTGACGATGGCCGAACTCCCGCCGCTCGGTCAGCAGTTGTTCCGCGACTTCCGCACCCCCGGCAAGGGCGAGGAGATGATCCTGCGGGACAACATGTTCATCGAGTTCAACCTGCCGCACGGCATCGCCCACCTGTCCCCCGAGGACCACGACGTGTACCGCGCCCCGTACCCGACCGAGGCCTCCCGCAAGCCGCTGCTCGTGTGGCCCCGCGAGATCCCGTTCGACGGCGAGCCCGCCGACGTGCACGCCCGCATGGTCGCGTACGGCGCGTGGCTCTCCTCGCCCGAGTCGGCCGGGGTGCCGAAGCTGGTGATGCACGGCGAGGGCGGGATCGGCATGGGCTCGGCGGACGCCGTCGCCTGGGCGCGGGAGACGTTCACGAACGTCGAGACCGCGAGCATCGGCGTCGCCGGGCACCACGCCCCGGAGGACCGGCCGGACGAGATCGGCGCCGCCGTCCGCGACTGGCTGCGCCGGCACGCCGCCGCACGCACACTGTCCGCATGA
- a CDS encoding sodium:solute symporter family protein, translating to MNSLDWAVLIGYFGVMVAIGVWSHKRVDNVSDFFTAGGKMPWWLSGISHHMSGYSAVMFTGYAGIAYTYGVTSFVTWSFPIALGIAIGSTLFAPRINRLRSRLHVASPLEYLKNRYNLGTQQALAWSGMLLKIVDVGAKWAAIATLLSVFTGISLNQGILITGAITAVYCTIGGLWADALTELGQFIIQLLAGVSMFVAVVLKLGDKNIGFLDAWSRPELQGHDKPLVGQYGTVFLIAFLFIKLFEYNGGMLNQAQRYMATASPHEAKRSARLSAILWLVWPVVLFFPMWMSPLLVQAQKPDGSDSYGLMTEQLLPHGLLGLVIVGFFSHTMAMCSSDANAIAAVFTRDVAPALSEKARNWGARTGLVAARLTTVIFLALSMAVATQVNSPTFKDIITVVIKWVAGLMGPIAIPMMLGLLRTFRKSGPTAALTSWGLGLLAFWLVNYPINWNVEGGVPLQYQVSIPLAVSLVLYIVIGFIKPEDTPERDAIIERLNTDDDGPGSAGAAAVPAPAGAADDVTRL from the coding sequence ATGAACAGTCTCGACTGGGCCGTGCTCATCGGCTACTTCGGTGTGATGGTCGCGATCGGCGTCTGGTCCCACAAGCGTGTGGACAACGTCTCCGACTTCTTCACGGCCGGCGGCAAGATGCCCTGGTGGCTTTCCGGCATCTCGCACCACATGTCCGGCTACAGCGCGGTGATGTTCACCGGATACGCCGGCATCGCGTACACGTACGGCGTGACGTCCTTCGTCACGTGGTCCTTCCCGATCGCGCTCGGCATCGCCATCGGCTCCACGCTCTTCGCGCCGCGCATCAACCGGCTGCGTTCGCGGCTGCACGTGGCCTCTCCCCTCGAGTACCTGAAGAACCGGTACAACCTGGGCACGCAGCAGGCGCTGGCCTGGTCCGGAATGCTGCTGAAGATCGTCGACGTGGGCGCGAAGTGGGCGGCGATCGCCACGCTCCTGTCGGTGTTCACGGGGATCTCCCTCAACCAGGGCATCCTCATCACCGGCGCCATCACCGCCGTCTACTGCACCATCGGCGGCCTGTGGGCGGACGCGCTCACCGAACTCGGCCAGTTCATCATCCAGTTGCTGGCCGGCGTCTCGATGTTCGTCGCCGTCGTGCTGAAGCTCGGCGACAAGAACATCGGCTTCCTCGACGCGTGGAGCCGGCCGGAGTTGCAGGGCCACGACAAACCGCTCGTGGGGCAGTACGGCACGGTCTTCCTGATCGCGTTCCTGTTCATCAAGCTCTTCGAGTACAACGGCGGCATGCTCAACCAGGCCCAGCGCTACATGGCCACGGCGAGCCCGCACGAGGCCAAGCGCTCCGCACGGCTCTCGGCGATCCTGTGGCTGGTGTGGCCGGTCGTCCTCTTCTTCCCTATGTGGATGTCGCCGCTCCTGGTCCAGGCACAGAAGCCGGACGGCTCGGACAGCTACGGCCTGATGACCGAACAGCTGCTGCCGCACGGCCTGTTGGGCCTGGTCATCGTCGGCTTCTTCTCCCACACGATGGCCATGTGCTCCTCCGACGCCAACGCCATCGCGGCCGTCTTCACCCGTGACGTCGCCCCGGCGCTCTCCGAGAAGGCGCGGAACTGGGGTGCCCGTACCGGGCTGGTCGCGGCGCGGCTGACGACCGTGATCTTCCTGGCCCTGTCGATGGCGGTGGCCACGCAGGTCAACTCGCCCACGTTCAAGGACATCATCACCGTCGTCATCAAGTGGGTCGCGGGCCTGATGGGTCCGATCGCGATCCCGATGATGCTGGGTCTGCTGCGCACGTTCCGCAAGTCGGGGCCGACCGCGGCGCTCACCAGCTGGGGCCTGGGTCTGCTGGCGTTCTGGCTGGTCAACTACCCGATCAACTGGAACGTCGAGGGCGGAGTGCCGCTCCAGTACCAGGTGTCGATCCCGCTGGCGGTCTCGCTGGTGCTCTACATCGTCATCGGCTTCATCAAGCCGGAGGACACCCCGGAGCGCGACGCGATCATCGAGCGCCTCAACACCGACGACGACGGCCCCGGGTCGGCCGGCGCGGCGGCGGTACCGGCGCCCGCGGGTGCCGCGGACGACGTGACGCGGCTGTAG
- a CDS encoding ADP-ribosylglycohydrolase family protein, which produces MGAPPAGAAVWGRAEQQDFRSRVRGTLLGSALGDALGAPLTGLTLDAIREAHGAEGLTQLVPAYGRMGAVTAATQLALFSVDGLIRAQVRRDTGAWHPPTDVHRAYLRWSATQRDWGPDERRKEDGWLAREEWLYSRRGASQACLLGLGNDVMGTLDRPKNPDAAGPEAATRSAPFGLLVGWEPQLVLQLAVECAVHTHGAPAAYLSAGAYAVIVHALARGDSLDAAVQRAMVLLAARPGHPPVVDALKQALGAVRQGMPSAARVGELVALDETSGAVGSLAAAVYCALVGEDIRHGLGLAVHHDGPSSDTGALCGGLLGALHGETALPPAWVAELEGRATILELADDFAMEMTQGPALHGPGTAAPGWLARYPRA; this is translated from the coding sequence ATGGGTGCACCGCCCGCCGGCGCTGCCGTGTGGGGCCGCGCCGAACAGCAGGACTTCCGCAGCCGGGTGCGCGGCACCCTGCTCGGATCCGCGCTCGGCGACGCCCTCGGCGCCCCGCTCACCGGCCTCACGCTCGACGCGATCCGGGAGGCGCACGGCGCCGAAGGACTCACGCAGCTCGTGCCCGCGTACGGGCGCATGGGCGCGGTGACGGCGGCGACCCAGCTCGCGCTCTTCTCCGTCGACGGCCTCATCCGTGCCCAGGTCCGCAGGGACACCGGCGCCTGGCACCCGCCCACCGACGTGCACCGTGCCTATCTGCGCTGGTCCGCGACCCAGCGCGACTGGGGGCCCGACGAGCGGCGCAAGGAGGACGGCTGGCTGGCCCGCGAGGAGTGGCTGTACTCGCGGCGCGGCGCCTCCCAGGCCTGTCTGCTCGGGCTCGGCAACGACGTGATGGGCACCCTCGACCGCCCCAAGAACCCGGACGCGGCGGGCCCCGAGGCGGCGACCCGCTCGGCGCCCTTCGGCCTGCTCGTCGGCTGGGAGCCGCAGCTCGTGCTCCAGCTGGCCGTGGAGTGCGCCGTCCACACGCACGGGGCGCCCGCGGCCTATCTCTCCGCGGGCGCCTACGCCGTGATCGTGCACGCCCTGGCGCGCGGCGACTCGCTGGACGCGGCCGTGCAGCGCGCGATGGTCCTGCTCGCCGCCCGTCCCGGGCACCCGCCCGTGGTCGACGCGCTCAAGCAGGCGCTGGGCGCCGTACGCCAGGGCATGCCGAGCGCCGCCCGGGTCGGTGAGCTCGTCGCCCTGGACGAGACGTCGGGGGCCGTGGGGTCCCTGGCCGCCGCTGTGTACTGCGCGCTCGTCGGCGAGGACATCCGGCACGGCCTGGGCCTCGCCGTGCACCACGACGGCCCCTCGTCGGACACCGGCGCCCTGTGCGGCGGCCTGCTGGGCGCACTGCACGGCGAGACGGCGCTGCCGCCCGCCTGGGTGGCGGAGCTGGAGGGCCGCGCGACGATCCTGGAACTCGCCGACGACTTCGCGATGGAGATGACCCAGGGCCCGGCCCTGCACGGCCCCGGCACGGCGGCACCGGGCTGGCTGGCGCGCTACCCGAGAGCCTGA
- a CDS encoding SDR family oxidoreductase, protein MAQDAPLAGKTVIVSGVGAGLGHQVAAAVVRDGGNAVLGARTEANLAKSAAELDPAGTRTAYRSTDIGDETQCEALVALARERFGGVDAVVHVAAWDSYFGGLEDADLDTWREVIDVNLLGTLRMTRACLPALKERGGSVVIIGTQSAVAAPTQVRQAAYAASKGALTSAMYSLARELGPYRIRVNTVLPGWMWGPPVQAYVQFTAHTEGASEEEVLARLTERMALPELATDGDVADAAVFFASDRSRAITGQQLLVNAGELMR, encoded by the coding sequence ATGGCGCAGGACGCACCGCTCGCCGGGAAAACCGTGATCGTCTCCGGTGTCGGCGCCGGGCTCGGCCACCAGGTCGCGGCGGCCGTGGTGCGCGACGGGGGCAACGCGGTGCTCGGCGCGCGCACGGAGGCCAACCTGGCCAAATCCGCGGCCGAGTTGGACCCGGCCGGCACCCGGACCGCGTACCGCTCCACCGACATCGGCGACGAGACGCAGTGCGAGGCACTGGTGGCGCTGGCGCGCGAGCGGTTCGGCGGGGTCGACGCGGTGGTCCATGTCGCCGCCTGGGACAGCTACTTCGGCGGCCTGGAGGACGCCGACCTCGACACCTGGCGCGAGGTGATCGACGTCAACCTGCTCGGCACCCTGCGGATGACACGGGCCTGCCTGCCCGCCCTCAAGGAACGCGGCGGCTCGGTCGTCATCATCGGCACCCAGTCGGCCGTGGCCGCGCCGACCCAGGTCCGACAGGCGGCGTACGCGGCGTCGAAGGGCGCGCTGACCAGCGCGATGTACTCCCTGGCGCGGGAGTTGGGGCCGTACCGGATCCGCGTGAACACGGTGCTGCCGGGCTGGATGTGGGGCCCGCCGGTGCAGGCGTACGTCCAGTTCACGGCGCACACCGAGGGCGCGTCGGAGGAGGAGGTGCTCGCCCGGCTGACCGAGCGGATGGCCCTGCCGGAGCTCGCCACCGACGGCGACGTGGCGGACGCGGCGGTCTTCTTCGCCTCGGACCGCTCCCGCGCCATCACCGGCCAGCAACTCCTGGTGAACGCGGGTGAGTTGATGCGCTGA
- a CDS encoding helix-turn-helix transcriptional regulator, translated as MHFGERGSKAFGALLRFHRERAGMTMETLGRHVGYSKSQVAMVERGERPPKGRLVELAEQALDAQGALQAVAGKEFGQGGLRPWTEDYLAEEKKAHALYVFQNHIVPGSLQTEGYARAVYISNRCPMLEDDEIEQRLAERLARQELFSRKPQAAVSYVIEESALTKPLGGTDVLREQLLHLLDVGGLRNVEIQVMPHARENHAGLNGPMILLETAKRTQLAYIEGPSGGYFVTEQPDLGDLFGKYGILRTQALNSEESATLIEKVAREL; from the coding sequence GTGCACTTCGGGGAACGCGGGTCGAAGGCATTCGGGGCGCTGTTGCGGTTCCACCGCGAGCGGGCCGGGATGACGATGGAGACCCTCGGCAGACACGTCGGGTACTCCAAGTCGCAGGTGGCGATGGTGGAGCGCGGGGAGCGTCCGCCGAAGGGCCGCCTCGTCGAACTGGCGGAGCAGGCGCTGGACGCGCAAGGCGCACTTCAGGCCGTGGCCGGCAAGGAGTTCGGGCAGGGCGGGCTGCGGCCGTGGACCGAGGACTACCTGGCGGAGGAGAAGAAGGCGCACGCGCTGTATGTGTTCCAGAACCACATCGTCCCCGGCTCGCTGCAAACGGAGGGGTACGCCCGCGCCGTCTACATCAGCAACCGCTGCCCGATGCTGGAAGACGACGAGATCGAGCAGCGGCTGGCCGAACGCCTGGCGCGCCAGGAGCTGTTCAGTCGCAAGCCGCAGGCGGCCGTCAGCTACGTGATCGAGGAGTCGGCACTCACCAAGCCCTTGGGCGGAACGGACGTCCTGCGGGAGCAGCTGCTCCACCTCCTGGACGTCGGTGGCCTGCGCAACGTCGAGATTCAGGTGATGCCGCATGCCCGTGAGAACCATGCGGGACTGAACGGCCCCATGATCCTCCTGGAAACGGCGAAGCGAACTCAACTCGCCTACATCGAAGGCCCAAGCGGCGGCTACTTCGTCACCGAACAGCCTGACCTGGGAGACCTGTTCGGCAAATATGGCATCCTGCGCACGCAGGCTCTCAACTCCGAGGAGTCCGCAACACTGATCGAAAAGGTGGCGCGGGAACTATGA
- a CDS encoding tyrosine-protein phosphatase encodes MKPLTVLKALASQKSLTSRQHLPTRVTVLSAAALLVALAAPAASAHPGGAAPARIPFTQATVTATATPGTYEIAWQAPGVRHVTVEAGGRTVAGGGSAGRVTVTGLPAGADRQWFDLVPDHGRGLHLADRLVKLDGAVNFRDAGGYRTTDGHWVKMGEVYRSDSLDRLTDADLAKLRRLGIRTDYDLRMASERAAAPDRVPAGTTYVVADVLAGSGTFTAMPTTESEAVTMMTEGEKFMVSGDTAQAAYRQVFAGAVGGDGVLFHCTAGKDRTGWANAALLTALGVPRETVMADYLASNDYRAAANAAALASMPPAQAKVYKPLLDVRAAYLNSGFDEVREKFSSFRTYEKRALGLSPAELRTLKAELLV; translated from the coding sequence ATGAAGCCCCTGACTGTTCTGAAGGCCCTGGCGTCGCAGAAGTCCCTGACGTCGCGGCAGCACCTGCCGACCCGCGTCACCGTTCTCTCGGCCGCCGCCCTCCTCGTCGCGCTCGCCGCCCCCGCCGCCTCCGCCCACCCGGGCGGCGCGGCCCCCGCCCGCATCCCGTTCACGCAGGCCACGGTCACGGCCACGGCGACCCCCGGCACGTACGAGATCGCCTGGCAGGCGCCGGGCGTGCGGCACGTGACCGTCGAGGCGGGCGGCCGTACGGTCGCGGGCGGCGGATCGGCCGGCAGGGTCACCGTCACCGGGCTCCCGGCGGGCGCCGACCGGCAGTGGTTCGACCTGGTACCCGACCACGGGCGCGGACTGCACCTCGCCGACCGGCTCGTGAAGCTCGACGGCGCCGTCAACTTCCGCGACGCGGGCGGCTACCGGACCACCGACGGGCACTGGGTGAAGATGGGTGAGGTGTACCGCTCCGACTCGCTCGACCGGCTCACCGACGCCGACCTGGCGAAGCTGCGGCGACTCGGCATCCGCACGGACTACGACCTGCGCATGGCGTCCGAGCGGGCGGCGGCACCCGACCGCGTACCGGCGGGCACGACGTACGTGGTCGCGGACGTGCTGGCCGGCTCCGGCACCTTCACCGCGATGCCGACGACCGAGTCCGAGGCGGTCACGATGATGACCGAGGGCGAGAAGTTCATGGTCAGCGGCGACACCGCCCAGGCCGCCTACCGGCAGGTCTTCGCCGGTGCGGTCGGCGGCGACGGTGTCCTGTTCCACTGCACGGCGGGCAAGGACCGTACGGGCTGGGCGAACGCCGCGCTGCTCACGGCGCTCGGTGTGCCGCGCGAGACGGTGATGGCGGACTACCTCGCCTCGAACGACTACCGGGCGGCGGCCAACGCCGCGGCGCTCGCTTCGATGCCGCCCGCGCAGGCCAAGGTCTACAAGCCGCTCCTCGACGTCCGCGCCGCGTACCTGAACTCCGGGTTCGACGAGGTGCGCGAGAAGTTCAGCTCGTTCCGCACGTACGAGAAGCGGGCCCTGGGCCTGTCCCCGGCCGAACTGCGCACGCTGAAGGCCGAGTTGCTGGTCTGA
- a CDS encoding ATP-binding protein, protein MNVTEKKHFTILLSSTRRGARLARLLAERQLAEWKRQSPEAEHVVAELAANAVRHGRVPGRDFRLTLTLDAARTLRIEVADARPDRVPRRRQPDDEGGRGLLIVASYADRWGVTSGDTAAPHKTVWAELDAPEAGSRTFGHAAPPVPHEDRTARPGGHRECGTTARAPRTS, encoded by the coding sequence ATGAACGTCACGGAAAAGAAGCACTTCACGATCCTGCTCTCCTCCACAAGGCGCGGCGCCCGCCTGGCCCGGCTGCTCGCGGAGCGGCAGCTCGCCGAGTGGAAGAGGCAGTCGCCCGAGGCGGAACACGTCGTCGCCGAGCTCGCGGCGAACGCGGTGCGGCACGGCCGGGTGCCGGGCCGGGACTTCCGGCTGACGCTCACCCTGGACGCGGCGCGCACGCTGCGTATCGAGGTCGCCGACGCGCGACCGGACCGGGTGCCGCGTCGTCGGCAGCCGGACGACGAGGGCGGCCGGGGCCTGCTGATCGTCGCGTCGTACGCGGACCGCTGGGGCGTGACCAGCGGTGATACGGCGGCGCCCCACAAGACGGTCTGGGCCGAACTCGACGCACCGGAAGCCGGGTCGCGGACATTCGGTCATGCGGCGCCGCCGGTGCCGCACGAGGACCGAACCGCCCGCCCCGGAGGTCACCGTGAGTGTGGGACTACCGCACGAGCGCCGAGGACGTCTTGA
- a CDS encoding AraC family transcriptional regulator codes for MDADKGQGPATVVNRFATRSVDEARAVLSQQFYDMELDTPAAADFALDAEVVPLGGVTLGRMSFGASITAYIPELGGYHIVAPTTGSFGIGQGPEVRTQVSARTGGMLNPTADFRVGDFSPDCDTLTIKVDRAAMHRQLEAMLGRPVRRDIGFRRSFPISAGTGGSWAALARWTALDANNPGGLLQSPMIRGRLEQTLLEGLLLATDHRYRDALDAPPTAMSTTAVRRVMDAVRDSPAEAWDANRLAAVAQVSLRTLQEAFRTQLRMTPMGYVHEVRLQHVRMVLRTAAPGEVTVTEVAYRWGFAHLGRFARRYRTRFGETPSRTLAGPPGAARTG; via the coding sequence ATGGACGCGGACAAGGGACAGGGCCCTGCGACCGTGGTCAACCGCTTCGCCACCCGCTCGGTGGACGAGGCGCGAGCCGTGCTGTCGCAGCAGTTCTACGACATGGAGCTGGACACCCCGGCAGCGGCGGACTTCGCCCTCGACGCCGAGGTCGTACCGCTGGGCGGTGTGACGCTGGGGCGCATGTCGTTCGGCGCCTCCATCACGGCGTACATCCCTGAGCTGGGCGGCTACCACATCGTGGCGCCGACGACGGGCTCCTTCGGCATCGGCCAGGGCCCGGAGGTCCGCACCCAGGTGTCGGCCCGCACCGGGGGCATGCTCAACCCCACGGCCGATTTCCGGGTCGGCGACTTCTCGCCGGACTGCGACACCCTCACCATCAAGGTCGACAGGGCGGCGATGCACCGGCAGCTGGAGGCCATGCTCGGCAGACCGGTCCGCCGCGACATCGGCTTCCGCCGCTCCTTCCCCATCTCCGCCGGTACGGGCGGCAGTTGGGCCGCGCTGGCCCGCTGGACCGCACTCGACGCGAACAACCCGGGGGGCCTGTTGCAGAGCCCCATGATTCGCGGACGCCTCGAACAGACCCTGCTGGAGGGCCTGTTGCTGGCCACCGACCACCGGTACCGCGACGCCCTGGACGCACCGCCGACCGCCATGTCCACCACCGCCGTCCGCCGGGTCATGGACGCCGTGCGCGACAGTCCGGCCGAAGCGTGGGACGCGAACCGGCTCGCCGCCGTCGCCCAGGTCAGCCTGCGCACCCTGCAAGAGGCGTTCCGTACGCAGCTGAGGATGACGCCCATGGGATACGTGCACGAGGTGCGGCTCCAGCACGTACGGATGGTGCTGCGCACCGCCGCGCCCGGGGAGGTCACCGTCACCGAGGTCGCGTACCGCTGGGGCTTCGCCCACCTGGGCCGGTTCGCGCGGCGCTACCGGACCCGCTTCGGGGAGACCCCGTCCCGGACGCTGGCCGGCCCGCCGGGTGCCGCGCGAACCGGATAA
- a CDS encoding DUF397 domain-containing protein — protein sequence MSTDPHWFKSSYSGDQGECLEAALQWTKSSYSGGEGECLEAAATPHHIHLRDSKHTPDTSPTFKVTAAAWAAFLGSLA from the coding sequence ATGAGCACGGACCCCCACTGGTTCAAGTCCAGCTACAGCGGCGACCAGGGCGAATGCCTGGAAGCCGCCCTCCAGTGGACCAAGTCCAGCTACAGCGGCGGCGAAGGCGAATGCCTGGAGGCGGCCGCCACCCCCCACCACATCCACCTCCGCGACTCCAAGCACACGCCCGACACCAGCCCCACCTTCAAGGTCACCGCAGCCGCGTGGGCCGCCTTCCTCGGCTCACTGGCATAG
- a CDS encoding RNA polymerase sigma factor, which translates to MSDDTAEQAPRPQVADPELLAEERALVARAVDGDKGALEDVVRRLQDPLYRLALRMTWRPADAEDAAQEILIRVVTRLATWRAEARLLTWAYRVGVNYLLNLKRRTPQEAAGLSLDAFGEDLVAGLAPQDYAGPDAELLAREVRLTCTQAMLQCLERGERVAYVLAEVFGLPSADAAWVLDVSPASYRKRLERARTRLRSFMDATCGLADPKAPCRCARRVAPAVASGRVDPRRPALATHPVTPGGRDLSQASAQMGRLHDAATVLRSHPDYAAPRARTDAIVALLDSGRFPLLTGPGE; encoded by the coding sequence ATGAGCGACGACACCGCCGAGCAGGCGCCGCGGCCCCAGGTGGCCGACCCCGAACTCCTCGCGGAGGAGCGTGCGTTGGTGGCACGGGCCGTCGACGGTGACAAGGGCGCCCTGGAGGACGTCGTGCGGAGGCTCCAGGATCCCCTGTACCGGCTGGCCCTGCGCATGACGTGGCGGCCCGCCGACGCCGAGGACGCCGCGCAGGAGATCCTGATCCGCGTCGTCACCCGGCTCGCCACCTGGCGGGCCGAGGCGCGGCTGCTCACCTGGGCCTACCGCGTCGGCGTCAACTACCTTCTGAACCTGAAGCGGCGCACCCCGCAGGAGGCTGCGGGGCTGAGCCTCGACGCGTTCGGCGAGGACCTCGTCGCCGGGCTCGCCCCGCAGGACTACGCGGGCCCCGACGCCGAACTCCTCGCCCGCGAGGTCCGGTTGACGTGCACCCAGGCGATGCTCCAGTGCCTGGAGCGCGGCGAGCGCGTCGCCTACGTCCTCGCCGAGGTCTTCGGCCTCCCGTCGGCGGACGCCGCCTGGGTCCTCGACGTCTCACCGGCCTCCTACCGCAAGCGACTCGAACGCGCCCGTACGCGACTGCGCTCCTTCATGGACGCCACGTGCGGGCTCGCCGACCCGAAGGCGCCGTGCCGGTGCGCGCGCCGGGTCGCCCCGGCGGTGGCGTCGGGCCGCGTCGACCCGCGCCGCCCCGCCCTCGCGACCCATCCGGTCACCCCGGGCGGCCGTGATCTGTCCCAGGCGTCCGCCCAGATGGGCCGCCTGCACGACGCGGCGACGGTCCTGCGCTCGCACCCGGACTACGCGGCGCCCCGGGCCAGGACGGACGCGATCGTGGCGCTGCTCGACTCGGGCCGCTTCCCGCTCCTGACGGGCCCGGGGGAGTAG